One window of the Trifolium pratense cultivar HEN17-A07 linkage group LG2, ARS_RC_1.1, whole genome shotgun sequence genome contains the following:
- the LOC123908308 gene encoding seven transmembrane protein 1-like, translated as MQPSYCLKENKPCVGWVQNYFSDCLCNINDEISFAFGFISLICWGVAEIPQIITNFRAKSSHGVSLVFLLTWVAGDIFNLVGCLLEPATLPTQYYTALLYTITTIVLVLQSFYYDYIYKWCKRRQKIKPEETYEEEKKPLKPKQGIYESGIPIRSGKHRVIPRPEYYYGSARSLAGNVTPPSRSYMRVAKSGPSAMGLNEDSSSSDDEAHSVPATQPRQIPRSAGAYGTFLAASINLPMQGNALKVGYMRLSGRKLLSQEHVTHSALGQWLGWLMAAIYTGGRIPQIWLNIKRGSVEGLNPFMFIFALIANSAYVGSILVRTTEWESIKANMPWLLDAIVCVALDLFIILQYINYRYHRKTSPSEYGNCEDYKEARKTIVS; from the exons atgCAACCTTCATATTGCTTGAAGGAAAATAAACCCTGTGTTGGTTGGGTTCAAAATTACTTCAGTGACtgtttatgtaatattaatgatgAAATTTCATTTGCTTTTGGCTTCATAAGTTTAATTTGTTGGGGTGTTGCTGAAATTCCTCAGATTATCACTAATTTTCGTGCTAAGTCTAGCCATGGTGTTTCTCTTGTTTTTCTCCTCACTTGGGTTGCTGG AGACATATTTAACCTGGTGGGTTGTCTTCTAGAACCAGCTACG TTGCCAACCCAATACTACACAGCTctg CTTTACACGATCACTACGATCGTGTTAGTATTGCAAAGCTTCTATTATGACTACATCTACAAATGGTGCAAGCGTCGTCAAAAGATCAAACCCGAAGAG ACTtatgaagaagagaaaaaaccATTGAAACCAAAACAAGGGATTTATGAGTCAGGAATTCCAATAAGAAGTGGAAAACACAGAGTAATACCTAGACCAGAGTACTACTATGG CTCAGCAAGATCATTGGCTGGTAATGTTACTCCACCATCTCGCTCTTACATGAGAGTTGCTAAAAGTGGACCTTCTGCTATGGGATTGAACGAAGATTCATCGTCTTCTGATGATGAGGCACATTCAGTTCCTGCAACACAGCCGAGACAAATCCCTCGTTCTGCG GGAGCCTATGGAACATTTCTAGCTGCATCGATTAACTTGCCTATGCAGGGTAACGCTTTGAAAGTGGGATACATGAGACTGAGTGGAAGAAAACTACTCTCCCAA GAACATGTAACACACAGTGCATTGGGTCAATGGTTGGGATGGCTCATGGCTGCTATCTATACCGGCGGTCGCATACCTCAAATATGGTTAAAT ATCAAAAGAGGGAGTGTTGAG GGATTAAATCCTTTCATGTTCATCTTTGCGCTGATTGCCAATTCCGCTTATGTGGGAAG TATTCTTGTACGAACTACAGAATGGGAAAGCATCAAAGCTAATATGCCATGGTTGTTGGATGCCATTGTTTGTGTGGCATTGGACCTATTT ATAATATTGCAGTACATCAATTACAGATACCATCGAAAGACAAGTCCAAGTGAATATGGTAATTGTGAAGACTACAAAGAAGCCAGAAAAACTATTGTTTCTTGA
- the LOC123904167 gene encoding uncharacterized protein LOC123904167 yields MNKSAKFISEGGSSHRPPLFEGDDYYYWKDKMELFLRSQDTHMWTVIEVGDYTPLVKDSTTPKTKDEMTTQEADRVLLNTKAQLFIKSALCREEYDRIMECKTAKEMWTTLQTHHEGTSRVKETRIDIGVRKFELFEMKEDESIDQMYGRFTIIINELNSLGKKFSIHERVRKVLRCLPKSWRHIVTAITESKDLTEVKLEDLIGSLKAHESILQEDKPMKNKMIALDSQTKERSKNKEAVEEDNKFLQEDDEEELAFLSRRIQKLMMRRNQIKKNFSPRRNGSKPEVDISKIQCYGCNQFGHYKNECPKQKNSPYKSMMATWDELDEVQEAEEEQEANVCLMTNANIEEECHLAMKKKPWYLDSGCSRHMTGDRQSFLSFDKKEGGTVTFGNNEKASIKGKGTIGKNNSAKIENVHYVEGLKHNLISISQLCDNGLEVIFRSHTCEIKQSDKTLFYGSRIKNVYVIYLDELPTESCFVSLEKDKWIWHKRAGHISMKTMSKLSKLDLVRGLPDISFDLDKVCESCAKGKQVKSSFKPKDFVSTKRPLELLHIDLFGPVKTTSLGGKNYDISYTNTFNDEEEVRNEQSNDENQEPTAQGPPKTWRTVGYHPPEQIIGNTEDGVRTRRALLNKENNLAMISQIEPRSINEAITDESWTEAMKEELLQFEKNEVWNLVPLPQNHSIIGTRWVFRNKLDENGKKSAFLNGFLNEEVYVHQPPGFIDQHKPNHVFKLTKALYGLKQAPRAWYERLSSFLLENGFSRGKIDTTLFKKIDKHDLLIVQVYVDDIIFGATNEKLCEEFSELMQSEFEMSMMGELSFFLGLQIKQHEDGIFISQEKYIKDLLKKYKMNEAKIMSTPMHPSTSLDKDEKGKNVSEKEYRGMIGSLLYLTASRPDIVFSVGLCARFQTSPKESHLTAVKRIFRYLVGTPDVGLWYQKKSHFELRAFCDADYAGDKVERKSTSGACQFLGEALVSWCCRKQNTIALSTTEAEYVSAATCCSQVIWIKNQLEDFSLRYTKIKILCDNTSAINLSKNPIQHSRSKHIEIKHHFIQQADEPSENDPSEEETIQLTQKPNPKTDGTTTPKPTIVVPSQAETPPIIFKSKKAKSYDSSKIRRSSRIMSGIGTGKKPVVDNTVHTIHDSDSDKTISDSELEKIVLEPLTSSKSVPAKHSPVSIKKSSATAVKIPKKKSLPKRKRPQGELLEVPLIHPEEEAKFDQYWKTKPVASGRIYDFEEIAKGGVDLLKFVEPQGWTKFFQMKDTTMPLLVQAFYFNAKVHPDKDLIISNIKGVEIHVTADSISKLLEVKRNGETLYGKDWYAAQNISKDALIVEMFTDEGAHREQPPSSLLKKEFKIFHNMCQHSFFPRTGSKDKVTDNDLLVMYHLSKGIPLD; encoded by the exons atgAATAAAAGCGCAAAGTTTATATCAGAAGGAGGATCTTCACATAGGCCACCACTATTTGAAGGAGATGACTACTACtattggaaagacaagatggaACTATTTCTTAGATCACAAGATACGCACATGTGGACAGTGATTGAAGTTGGTGACTATACTCCATTAGTAAAAGACTCTACTACTCCAAAGACAAAagatgaaatgacaactcaAGAAGCAGATAGGGTACTTCTAAAtactaaagctcaattatttattaaaagtgctttgtgtagggaagaatatgacaggATCATGGAATGCAAAACGGCCAAAGAAATGTGGACAACACTCCAAACTCACCATGAAGGAACAAGTCGTGTCAAGGAAACAAGAATTGACATTGGTGTTAGAAAATTTGAGCTATTTGAAATGAAGGAAGATGAATCAATTGATCAGATGTATGGAAGATTCACAATTATCATAAATGAACTTAACTCATTAGGGAAGAAATTCTCTATACATGAAAGAGTGAGAAAAGTGCTTAGATGTTTACCAAAGAGTTGGAGACACATAGTAACAGCAATCACAGAGTCAAAAGATCTCACTGAGGTTAAATTAGAAGATCTCATTGGatctttaaaagctcatgaGTCCATTCTCCAGGAAGACAAACCTATGAAAAACAAGATGATTGCATTAGATTCACAGACTAAAGAACGTTCTAAGAACAAAGAAGCAGTGGAGGAAGACAACAAGTTTcttcaagaagatgatgaagaagagttAGCATTTTTATCCAGAAGGATACAAAAGctaatgatgagaagaaatcagATTAAGAAGAACTTTTCACCAAGAAGAAATGGATCTAAACCAGAAGTAGATATCAGCAAAATACAATGCTATGGATGCAACCAATTTGGACACTACAAGAATGAATGTCCTAAACAAAAGAACTCTCCTTACAAATCCATGATGGCAACCTGGGATGAGTTAGATGAAGTAcaagaagcagaagaagaacaagaagctaATGTATGTCTCATGACAAATGCAAACATTGAAGAG GAATGTCATCTAGCAATGAAGAAAAAGCCttggtacttggacagtggtTGCTCAAGACATATGACAGGAGATAGACAAAGCTTTCTTTCATTTGACAAGAAGGAAGGAGGAACAGTTACCTTTGGAAACAATGAAAAAGCAAGTATAAAAGGTAAAGGTACTATTGGTAAGAATAAttctgcaaaaattgaaaatgttcacTATGTAGAAGGACTTAAACATAACTTAATTAGcattagtcaattatgtgacAATGGTCTTGAAGTTATTTTTAGATCTCATACTTGTGAAATAAAACAATCTGACAAAACTCTTTTCTATGGATCAAGAATAAAGAATGTATATGTCATATACTTAGATGAACTGCCTACTGAATCCTGCTTTGTTTCTCTTGAAAAAGACAAATGGATTTGGCATAAAAGGGCTGGACATATAAGTATGAAGACTATGTCAAAACTCTCTAAACTTGATCTAGTTAGAGGCTTACCTGATATTAGTTTTGACCTAGATAAAGTGTGTGAATCTTGTGCAAAGGGTAAACAAGTTAAAAGTAGTTTTAAACCAAaagattttgtttcaacaaaaaGACCTCTTGAACTACTTCACATAGATTTATTTGGACCTGTCAAAACTACTAGTCTTGGTGGcaaaaattatg atatatcatataccaACACCtttaatgatgaagaagaagtaaGGAATGAACAAAGTAATGATGAGAATCAAGAACCTACAGCTCAAGGACCTCCAAAGACTTGGAGAACTGTTGGTTATCATCCACCAGAACAAATTATAGGAAATACTGAAGATGGTGTAAGAACTAGAAGGGCTTTACTGAACAAGGAGAATAATCTGGCAATGATCTCTCAGATAGAACCAAGATCAATAAATGAAGCTATCACTGATGAATCTTGGACTGAAGCCATGAAAGAAGAACTCCTGCAATTTGAAAAGAATGAGGTTTGGAATCTAGTACCACTTCCACAAAATCACTCAATCATTGGAACAAGGTGGGTCTTCAGAAACAaacttgatgaaaatggtaag aaaagtgcttttttaaatggttttttaaatgaagaagtttatgtacaTCAACCTCCTGGGTTTATTGATCAACATAAACCTAaccatgtttttaaattaaccaaagctctttatggactaaaacaagccccaagagcttggtatgaaagattaagctcatttttacttgaaaatggtttttctagaggaaaaattgatactacactttttaaaaaaattgataaacatgatttacttattgtacaagtatatgttgatgatattatatttggtgctACTAATGAAAAGTTATGTGAAGAATTTTCTGAActtatgcaaagtgaatttgagatgagcatgatgggagagctTAGTTTCTTTCTTGGCTTGCAAATCAAGCAACATGAAGATGGAATTTTCATCagtcaagaaaaatacataaaagaTCTTCTCAAGAAATACAAGATGAATGAGGCCAAGATAATGTCAACtccaatgcatccatcaacaagtttagacaaagatgaaaaagggAAAAATGTATCAGAAAAAGAATATAGgggaatgattggatcactcctatatttaactgcaagtagaccagacattgtTTTCTCAGTAGGTCTATGTGCTAGATTTCAAACATCACCAAAGGAATCTCACTTAACTGCAGTaaaaaggatttttagatatCTAGTTGGTACACCAGATGTTGGTCTTTGGTACCAAAAGAAATCACATTTTGAGTTAAGAGCATTTTGTGATGCTGATTATGCTGGTGACAAAGTTGAGAGGAAAAGCACAAGTGgagcatgtcaatttcttggggaagctcttgtaagttggtgttgcagaaaacaaaataccatagcactttcaacaactgaagcagaatatgtatCTGCAGCAACTTGTTGCTCTCAAGTAATATGGATCAAAAATCAACTTGAAGACTTCTCATTAAggtacacaaaaatcaaaattttatgtgATAACACTAGTGCTATTAATCTGTCAAAAAACCCCATTCAACATTCTAGATCAAAAcacattgaaattaaacatcactTTATTC AACAAGCTGATGAACCTTCTGAGAACGATCCCTCAGAAGAAGAAACCATCCAACTTACCCAAAAACCTAACCCTAAAACGGATGGTACCACCACTCCTAAACCTACCATTGTTGTACCAAGTCAAGCTGAAACTCCACCAATCATTTTCAAATCTAAGAAAGCCAAATCTTATGATTCTTCAAAAATCAGAAGATCATCTCGTATTATGTCTGGAATTGGTACAGGAAAGAAACCTGTTGTTGACAACACTGTACACACCATTCATGATTCAGATTCTGACAAAACCATCTCAGATtctgaacttgaaaaaattgtgCTTGAACCTCTCACCTCATCAAAATCTGTACCTGCAAAACATTCACCTGTTTCAATCAAAAAGAGTTCTGCTACTGCTGTCAAAATTCCGAAGAAGAAGAGCTTACCTAAAAGGAAAAGACCTCAAGGAGAGCTGCTTGAAGTTCCACTCATTCATCCTGAAGAAGAAGCTAAGTTTGATCAATATTGGAAAACCAAACCTGTTGCTTCTGGAAGAATTtatgattttgaagaaattgcTAAGGGAGGAGTAGACTTGCTAAAATTTGTGGAACCACAAGGATGGACAAAATTTTTTCAGATGAAAGATACCACAATGCCTCTGTTGGTACAAGCATTCTATTTCAATGCCAAGGTGCATCCTGACAAAGACTTGATCATCTCCAACATCAAAGGAGTCGAAATCCATGTTACAGCAGACTCAATTAGTAAGCTACTTGAAGTTAAGAGAAATGGAGAAACTCTGTATGGAAAAGACTGGTATGCAGCTCAAAACATAAGCAAAGATGCTTTGATCGTTGAAATGTTTACTGATGAAGGAGCTCATAGGGAACAACCACCATCATCTCTGCTTAAGAAGGAGTTTAAAATCTTCCACAACATGTGTCAACATTCCTTCTTTCCTAGGACAGGAAGCAAAGATAAGGTAACTGATAATGATCTACTTGTCATGTATCATCTATCTAAAGGTATTCCACTTGATTAA